In Apium graveolens cultivar Ventura chromosome 10, ASM990537v1, whole genome shotgun sequence, the following are encoded in one genomic region:
- the LOC141693427 gene encoding putative UPF0481 protein At3g02645 — protein sequence MSKSSFTSTQNAPANNKNFTVNEQGWVIQIRKTIEEVLDEYNIAETPVCIYSVPATLVFSHPEAYTPQQVALGPYHHWRQELYEMERHKIAAARRTMKHVKCFKTFPEIVDQLQKLEPKIRASYHNYLNFNSETLTWMMAIDVPFLLDFLEGYAMKEGLLLTRSKSRFTVSLLDCAEKKASHVEIMRDILMLENQIPLFLLRKLLEFELGSLDAADETLLAMLKGLSIELYPLKTPEHLPKILIQDSLHILDFFYRLLMPKDFEKSQITEEEDFYGVNEKDEEITLDEESNNRVKKFFNTIFASMLKLNLHPVRFLKLILNSKPLKLLLKMPWTIITKLPILNMLKEPIEKIFVRREKDGKAEDDGVNRPPLIEELTIPSVTVLAEAGVLFIPTDGGICSTNFDVKTRTLSLPRVNLDVNAGIIMRNMVAYESCHASGPLIFSRYTELMNGIVDTKDDVQVLREKGIILKRLKSDEEAANLWNGMSRSVKLTKVPFLDKVVEDVNKYYNGRWKVKAKKYIRRYIYGSWRILTVLACLLILVLLALQTFCSVYTCSRVIRQYASPDSTPA from the coding sequence ATGTCTAAATCTTCATTCACTTCTACTCAAAATGCCCCTGCAAATAATAAAAACTTTACTGTCAATGAACAAGGATGGGTGATCCAAATTCGAAAAACTATCGAAGAAGTGCTTGACGAATACAACATTGCTGAAACCCCTGTCTGCATCTATAGTGTTCCGGCAACCCTGGTTTTTTCACATCCTGAAGCATATACTCCTCAACAAGTTGCATTAGGACCTTACCATCACTGGCGTCAAGAGCTTTACGAAATGGAAAGGCACAAAATTGCAGCTGCTAGAAGAACCATGAAGCATGTTAAATGCTTTAAGACCTTTCCAGAAATTGTCGATCAACTTCAGAAGCTCGAGCCAAAGATTCGAGCTTCTTACCATAATTACCTCAATTTCAATAGTGAAACTTTGACGTGGATGATGGCAATTGATGTACCTTTCTTGCTCGATTTTCTTGAAGGTTACGCGATGAAAGAAGGTTTGTTACTAACTAGGTCGAAATCAAGATTTACAGTAAGTCTACTTGATTGTGCAGAGAAAAAGGCATCTCATGTTGAGATCATGAGAGATATCTTGATGCTTGAGAATCAAATTCCTTTGTTCTTACTAAGAAAATTGCTCGAGTTTGAGTTGGGATCTTTGGATGCAGCTGATGAAACGTTGCTCGCGATGTTGAAGGGTTTATCAATAGAGCTATATCCATTAAAAACACCAGAACATTTACCAAAGATTCTCATCCAAGATTCTCTTCATATTCTTGATTTCTTTTATCGTTTACTGATGCCTAAAGATTTCGAAAAGTCCCAAATTACTGAGGAAGAAGATTTCTATGGAGTAAACgaaaaagatgaagaaattactctCGATGAGGAATCAAACAATCGTGTCAAAAAGTTCTTCAATACCATATTCGCATCCATGTTAAAGTTAAATTTACATCCGGTACGTTTTCTTAAGCTAATACTAAACTCAAAGCCACTAAAATTGTTGCTTAAAATGCCATGGACAATCATCACTAAGCTTCCGATACTTAATATGTTAAAAGAGCCTATTGAAAAAATATTTGTGCGACGCGAAAAAGATGGGAAGGCTGAAGACGACGGTGTTAATCGACCTCCATTAATCGAGGAGCTCACAATCCCCTCAGTTACCGTGTTAGCTGAAGCCGGAGTGTTATTCATCCCCACGGATGGAGGAATTTGCAGCACGAATTTCGACGTAAAAACACGTACCTTAAGTCTACCAAGAGTAAACCTTGACGTTAATGCAGGTATTATTATGAGAAACATGGTAGCATACGAGTCATGCCATGCATCAGGCCCGTTAATTTTTTCGCGTTACACAGAATTAATGAACGGTATTGTAGATACTAAGGACGATGTTCAGGTTCTTAGAGAAAAGGGGATCATTTTGAAACGTCTGAAGAGTGATGAGGAGGCAGCAAATTTATGGAATGGAATGAGTAGGTCAGTAAAATTGACAAAAGTTCCCTTCTTAGACAAGGTTGTAGAAGATGTGAATAAGTATTACAATGGAAGGTGGAAGGTTAAAGCTAAGAAATACATCAGGAGATATATTTATGGTTCATGGAGGATTCTTACAGTGCTGGCTTGTTTGTTGATTCTTGTTTTATTGGCTTTACAAACGTTCTGCTCTGTTTATACTTGTTCTCGTGTGATTCGCCAGTATGCCTCCCCTGATTCTACCCCGGCTTGA